From a single Lentisphaera profundi genomic region:
- a CDS encoding type II secretion system protein, with protein MKNKKFTLIELLVVIAIIGILASLLLPTLSKARERGKSAVCLGNLKQVGVATFMYVMDNDTYFHKGHHKAPQAYEEYLGISTKMWECPSDKGNWDDGGGAVVPDGRTTYERRGSSYHWNEYAVYDKNKSINNVTVPKDYVLTSSRSLMGSWGTGSNPANAPNNFMWHFEKSLKFPMLFADGHANFIYYGPVFDTIPAYFKYKDYAKGQFPFYCNDNR; from the coding sequence ATGAAAAATAAAAAATTCACTCTTATTGAGCTATTGGTTGTTATTGCCATTATCGGCATTTTGGCGAGCCTGCTCTTGCCCACTTTAAGTAAAGCCCGCGAACGGGGAAAATCAGCAGTCTGCTTAGGTAACTTAAAGCAGGTGGGGGTCGCCACCTTTATGTATGTAATGGACAATGACACTTATTTTCATAAAGGGCACCATAAGGCGCCGCAGGCATACGAAGAATACCTTGGTATCTCAACGAAAATGTGGGAATGCCCCTCAGATAAAGGCAATTGGGATGACGGTGGTGGTGCAGTGGTGCCAGATGGTAGAACGACTTATGAAAGAAGAGGCAGTAGTTACCATTGGAATGAATATGCCGTTTATGATAAGAATAAATCAATCAATAATGTAACGGTTCCTAAGGATTATGTTTTAACAAGTAGTCGATCCCTGATGGGGTCGTGGGGTACAGGATCTAACCCAGCTAATGCACCAAATAATTTCATGTGGCACTTTGAAAAGTCTTTAAAATTCCCCATGCTCTTTGCCGATGGTCACGCGAATTTTATTTATTACGGTCCAGTTTTTGATACTATTCCAGCCTACTTTAAGTACAAGGATTATGCTAAAGGACAATTCCCTTTTTATTGCAATGATAATAGGTAA
- a CDS encoding sulfatase codes for MMKGIFCSLLVGLTGVISQLQAAASEKPNIVWIVSEDNGARWLGAYGNPAKPTPTLDKMATEGFLFTNTYASVPVCAPQRSTWITGINAISMGTQGMRSAFEVPGHIKYYPEIFQEIGYYTSKGDDAKSDYNLRGPRGRNANDTWNDSKKIVWENLKKNQPFIHVFNTHATHESRSFGGFKPEKDKVEKAQDLASYHPDLPGMHFVYDKYNKCMMKLDGEVAGWLKDLEDNGLAENTIVIYSSDHGGVLPRSKRYLYNSGTHCPLIVRIPQKFKHLYPASKPGMKVDELVSFTDFPKTWLSLGGATSEQVKQMQGRVFLGKNKEAKPEYVFSFRNRMDDRMDMVRSVRDDKYLYIRNYMPFVPNGQFLPYTYNMEATRAWKQYFLDGKTNEIESRFFGDHRESDEFYLYNEDYDNVKNVALAHKSDIQKMRRALREWQLKIFDSGFISEYDMVKELRKHELTAYEYVRKPELYPLAEYIEMADKSLEYDPANISLFVDSLDDKYIGKRHWSVLGLLNLSFAGKLKANAKVLSALESFINRKDESTLQQAYASWILIREGKQSAGLAKIRAIAKDGNQSRTMINMLDWIQFKYVKNVAIEYFVDGEMGGVDSVRVLASVLIENGSPELADLTEQSEKLRHLIKAKEGRIKKLKAGKEKKYSPERVQTEIKKTQGELDKYEVERKAILEKMRSFISQF; via the coding sequence ATGATGAAAGGAATTTTTTGCAGTCTCTTAGTAGGTTTGACAGGGGTGATTAGTCAGCTCCAGGCCGCAGCAAGTGAAAAACCAAACATTGTTTGGATAGTAAGCGAAGATAATGGAGCTCGTTGGTTAGGCGCTTATGGAAATCCGGCAAAGCCGACGCCGACTCTAGATAAAATGGCCACGGAGGGTTTTTTATTTACCAATACCTATGCTTCGGTGCCCGTATGTGCGCCCCAGCGTTCGACTTGGATTACCGGCATCAATGCGATTTCCATGGGAACTCAGGGGATGCGAAGTGCTTTTGAGGTCCCTGGCCACATTAAGTATTACCCAGAGATTTTCCAAGAGATCGGCTACTATACGAGCAAAGGTGATGATGCCAAGAGCGACTACAACTTACGTGGGCCACGTGGGCGCAATGCCAATGATACTTGGAATGATTCCAAGAAAATTGTTTGGGAAAACTTAAAGAAAAACCAACCCTTCATTCACGTATTTAATACACATGCCACGCATGAATCACGTTCCTTCGGAGGTTTTAAGCCCGAGAAAGATAAAGTGGAAAAAGCGCAGGATTTAGCCTCTTATCACCCCGATCTTCCGGGAATGCACTTTGTGTACGATAAATACAATAAGTGCATGATGAAGCTCGATGGTGAAGTCGCGGGCTGGCTAAAGGATCTTGAAGATAATGGCCTCGCAGAAAATACGATTGTTATCTATTCGTCAGATCATGGTGGTGTATTGCCACGATCCAAGCGTTACCTTTATAATAGTGGGACCCATTGCCCCTTGATTGTGCGCATTCCGCAAAAATTTAAGCATTTGTATCCTGCGTCAAAGCCGGGCATGAAAGTGGATGAATTGGTGAGCTTCACTGATTTTCCCAAGACTTGGTTGAGCCTGGGGGGAGCGACTTCAGAACAAGTTAAGCAGATGCAGGGGCGAGTTTTTCTGGGTAAAAACAAAGAGGCTAAGCCCGAGTATGTTTTTTCCTTTAGGAATCGCATGGATGATCGCATGGATATGGTGCGTTCGGTTCGTGATGACAAGTATTTATATATTCGTAATTACATGCCCTTTGTACCCAATGGCCAGTTCTTGCCTTATACTTATAATATGGAGGCGACACGTGCCTGGAAGCAGTATTTCCTCGATGGCAAAACGAATGAAATTGAATCCCGCTTCTTTGGTGATCATCGTGAGAGTGATGAGTTCTACCTCTATAATGAAGATTATGATAACGTCAAGAATGTGGCCTTGGCACACAAGTCTGATATACAAAAAATGCGTCGTGCCTTACGCGAATGGCAGCTTAAAATTTTCGATAGTGGCTTCATATCTGAATATGATATGGTTAAGGAGCTTCGTAAGCATGAGCTCACAGCCTATGAATACGTACGCAAGCCCGAGCTCTACCCCTTGGCGGAATATATCGAGATGGCCGATAAGTCTTTAGAATATGATCCAGCTAATATTTCGCTCTTTGTCGACTCATTAGACGATAAATATATTGGTAAACGTCATTGGTCGGTATTGGGTCTTTTGAACTTGAGCTTCGCAGGTAAGTTAAAGGCGAACGCGAAAGTTCTAAGCGCACTCGAGTCCTTCATAAATCGCAAAGATGAATCAACACTTCAGCAGGCCTATGCGAGCTGGATCTTGATTCGCGAGGGCAAACAATCGGCGGGACTCGCAAAAATTCGTGCCATAGCTAAGGATGGAAATCAGTCTAGGACGATGATCAATATGCTGGATTGGATTCAATTTAAATATGTAAAAAACGTAGCTATTGAGTATTTTGTTGACGGTGAGATGGGGGGAGTTGACTCAGTGCGAGTCCTCGCAAGTGTCTTGATTGAGAATGGTTCGCCTGAGCTTGCCGACTTGACCGAGCAGTCCGAAAAACTGCGGCATTTAATCAAAGCTAAAGAAGGGCGCATCAAAAAGCTTAAAGCGGGTAAAGAGAAAAAATACTCACCTGAGCGTGTGCAAACTGAGATCAAAAAAACTCAGGGGGAGCTAGATAAGTATGAAGTCGAACGAAAAGCCATTCTCGAAAAGATGAGAAGCTTTATTTCTCAGTTTTAA